The following proteins come from a genomic window of Ictalurus furcatus strain D&B chromosome 26, Billie_1.0, whole genome shotgun sequence:
- the arl13b gene encoding ADP-ribosylation factor-like protein 13B isoform X2, producing the protein MKSSWLQRTCTWIGRLMSLWRKCRRKVTLVMVGLDNAGKTATVRGIQGESPLDVAPTVGFSKVDLKQGKFEVTIFDLGGGKRIRGIWKNYYSESYGVVFVVDSSDVQRIHETRDTMAEVLRHPRIAGKPVLVLANKQDRDGAMAEADIIENLSLEKLVNENKCLCQIEPCSAVLGYGKKIDKSIKNGLNWLLNNIAKDYEAITERVQRDTAEQRVQEEQDKKERAERVKRIREERDRQECEEAEKAGRQIKEEESEDADMSNPFQPINHIVAENENKSKQETEMKKQGGEVVQDGKEEEEEEEEEEESERQTPESPESGPTDQTKKKMKKIRLKRKNRVDPLVTDDAAKSPTPPPAPVGWATPKVSRLPKLEPLGDSRRSDHASASMSPLYLTMLSACMLMTQEIISPSLVFYSVASSIY; encoded by the exons ATGAAGTCTTCCTGGCTGCAGAGGACTTGTACTTGGATAGGGCGCTTGATGTCGTTGTGGCGCAAGTGCCGCAG GAAGGTGACGCTGGTGATGGTGGGACTGGACAATGCTGGGAAAACCGCCACAGTACGGGGCATCCAGGGAG AGAGTCCTCTAGACGTGGCCCCAACGGTGGGCTTCTCCAAAGTGGACCTAAAGCAGGGCAAGTTCGAGGTCACGATATTTGACCTCGGCGGCGGGAAGCGGATCCGGGGCATCTGGAAGAACTACTACTCCGAGTCGTATGGCGTGGTGTTCGTGGTGGACTCGAGCGACGTCCAGAGGATCCATGAGACCAGAGACACCATGGCGGAAGTGCTGCGGCACCCTCGCATCGCCGGAAAGCCTGTGCTAGT GCTGGCCAACAAACAGGACCGAGACGGAGCGATGGCTGAAGCGGACATCATCGAGAACCTGTCACTTGAAAAGCTTGTCAATGAGAACAAGTGTCTGTGTCAGATT GAACCGTGCTCGGCAGTCCTGGGCTACGGTAAGAAGATCGACAAGTCCATCAAGAACGGCCTGAACTGGCTCCTGAACAACATCGCCAAAGACTACGAGGCGATTACAGAGCGCGTTCAGAGGGACACGGCCGAGCAGCGTGTACAAGAGGAGCAGGATAAGAAGGAGAGAGCGGAGCGAGTGAAACGGATTCGAGAGGAGAg agACAGACAAGAGTGTGAAGAGGCGGAGAAAGCAGGCAGGCAAATAAAGGAGGAGGAGTCTGAGGACGCCGATATGTCCAACCCATTCCAGCCAATAAACCATATTGTTGCGGAG AATGAAAACAAGTCGAAACAAGAAACGGAGATGAAAAAGCAGGGAGGAGAGGTCGTGCAGGACggcaaagaagaagaggaggaggaggaggaagaggaagagagtgaaagacagaCTCCAGAGAGCCCAGAATCAG GTCCAACAGACCAGACcaaaaagaagatgaagaaaatacGGCTCAAGCGGAAAAACAGAGTCGACCCTCTCGTAACGGACGACGCAGCCAAGAGCCCGACTCCACCACCCGCACCAG TTGGATGGGCTACTCCCAAAGTTTCTAGACTCCCCAAGCTCGAACCTCTTGGAGATTCAAGGCGTTCTG ATCATGCTTCAGCCTCAATGAGTCCGCTGTATCTCACCATGCTTTCAGCATGCATGCTCATGACACAGGAaatcatctctccatctcttgtCTTCTACAGTGTGGCCAGTAGTATCTACTAA
- the arl13b gene encoding ADP-ribosylation factor-like protein 13B isoform X6, with protein sequence MKSSWLQRTCTWIGRLMSLWRKCRRKVTLVMVGLDNAGKTATVRGIQGESPLDVAPTVGFSKVDLKQGKFEVTIFDLGGGKRIRGIWKNYYSESYGVVFVVDSSDVQRIHETRDTMAEVLRHPRIAGKPVLVLANKQDRDGAMAEADIIENLSLEKLVNENKCLCQIEPCSAVLGYGKKIDKSIKNGLNWLLNNIAKDYEAITERVQRDTAEQRVQEEQDKKERAERVKRIREERDRQECEEAEKAGRQIKEEESEDADMSNPFQPINHIVAENENKSKQETEMKKQGGEVVQDGKEEEEEEEEEEESERQTPESPESGPTDQTKKKMKKIRLKRKNRVDPLVTDDAAKSPTPPPAPVGWATPKVSRLPKLEPLGDSRRSASRPQQSLTLSQIMLQPQ encoded by the exons ATGAAGTCTTCCTGGCTGCAGAGGACTTGTACTTGGATAGGGCGCTTGATGTCGTTGTGGCGCAAGTGCCGCAG GAAGGTGACGCTGGTGATGGTGGGACTGGACAATGCTGGGAAAACCGCCACAGTACGGGGCATCCAGGGAG AGAGTCCTCTAGACGTGGCCCCAACGGTGGGCTTCTCCAAAGTGGACCTAAAGCAGGGCAAGTTCGAGGTCACGATATTTGACCTCGGCGGCGGGAAGCGGATCCGGGGCATCTGGAAGAACTACTACTCCGAGTCGTATGGCGTGGTGTTCGTGGTGGACTCGAGCGACGTCCAGAGGATCCATGAGACCAGAGACACCATGGCGGAAGTGCTGCGGCACCCTCGCATCGCCGGAAAGCCTGTGCTAGT GCTGGCCAACAAACAGGACCGAGACGGAGCGATGGCTGAAGCGGACATCATCGAGAACCTGTCACTTGAAAAGCTTGTCAATGAGAACAAGTGTCTGTGTCAGATT GAACCGTGCTCGGCAGTCCTGGGCTACGGTAAGAAGATCGACAAGTCCATCAAGAACGGCCTGAACTGGCTCCTGAACAACATCGCCAAAGACTACGAGGCGATTACAGAGCGCGTTCAGAGGGACACGGCCGAGCAGCGTGTACAAGAGGAGCAGGATAAGAAGGAGAGAGCGGAGCGAGTGAAACGGATTCGAGAGGAGAg agACAGACAAGAGTGTGAAGAGGCGGAGAAAGCAGGCAGGCAAATAAAGGAGGAGGAGTCTGAGGACGCCGATATGTCCAACCCATTCCAGCCAATAAACCATATTGTTGCGGAG AATGAAAACAAGTCGAAACAAGAAACGGAGATGAAAAAGCAGGGAGGAGAGGTCGTGCAGGACggcaaagaagaagaggaggaggaggaggaagaggaagagagtgaaagacagaCTCCAGAGAGCCCAGAATCAG GTCCAACAGACCAGACcaaaaagaagatgaagaaaatacGGCTCAAGCGGAAAAACAGAGTCGACCCTCTCGTAACGGACGACGCAGCCAAGAGCCCGACTCCACCACCCGCACCAG TTGGATGGGCTACTCCCAAAGTTTCTAGACTCCCCAAGCTCGAACCTCTTGGAGATTCAAGGCGTTCTG CCTCTCGCCCACAGCAGTCTCTCACACTTTCACAGATCATGCTTCAGCCTCAATGA
- the arl13b gene encoding ADP-ribosylation factor-like protein 13B isoform X1 — translation MFSLMANCCSWLKRWREPARKVTLVMVGLDNAGKTATVRGIQGESPLDVAPTVGFSKVDLKQGKFEVTIFDLGGGKRIRGIWKNYYSESYGVVFVVDSSDVQRIHETRDTMAEVLRHPRIAGKPVLVLANKQDRDGAMAEADIIENLSLEKLVNENKCLCQIEPCSAVLGYGKKIDKSIKNGLNWLLNNIAKDYEAITERVQRDTAEQRVQEEQDKKERAERVKRIREERDRQECEEAEKAGRQIKEEESEDADMSNPFQPINHIVAENENKSKQETEMKKQGGEVVQDGKEEEEEEEEEEESERQTPESPESGPTDQTKKKMKKIRLKRKNRVDPLVTDDAAKSPTPPPAPVGWATPKVSRLPKLEPLGDSRRSAVSHTFTDHASASMSPLYLTMLSACMLMTQEIISPSLVFYSVASSIY, via the exons ATGTTCAGTCTGATGGCGAACTGCTGCAGCTGGCTGAAACGGTGGAGAGAGCCTGCCAG GAAGGTGACGCTGGTGATGGTGGGACTGGACAATGCTGGGAAAACCGCCACAGTACGGGGCATCCAGGGAG AGAGTCCTCTAGACGTGGCCCCAACGGTGGGCTTCTCCAAAGTGGACCTAAAGCAGGGCAAGTTCGAGGTCACGATATTTGACCTCGGCGGCGGGAAGCGGATCCGGGGCATCTGGAAGAACTACTACTCCGAGTCGTATGGCGTGGTGTTCGTGGTGGACTCGAGCGACGTCCAGAGGATCCATGAGACCAGAGACACCATGGCGGAAGTGCTGCGGCACCCTCGCATCGCCGGAAAGCCTGTGCTAGT GCTGGCCAACAAACAGGACCGAGACGGAGCGATGGCTGAAGCGGACATCATCGAGAACCTGTCACTTGAAAAGCTTGTCAATGAGAACAAGTGTCTGTGTCAGATT GAACCGTGCTCGGCAGTCCTGGGCTACGGTAAGAAGATCGACAAGTCCATCAAGAACGGCCTGAACTGGCTCCTGAACAACATCGCCAAAGACTACGAGGCGATTACAGAGCGCGTTCAGAGGGACACGGCCGAGCAGCGTGTACAAGAGGAGCAGGATAAGAAGGAGAGAGCGGAGCGAGTGAAACGGATTCGAGAGGAGAg agACAGACAAGAGTGTGAAGAGGCGGAGAAAGCAGGCAGGCAAATAAAGGAGGAGGAGTCTGAGGACGCCGATATGTCCAACCCATTCCAGCCAATAAACCATATTGTTGCGGAG AATGAAAACAAGTCGAAACAAGAAACGGAGATGAAAAAGCAGGGAGGAGAGGTCGTGCAGGACggcaaagaagaagaggaggaggaggaggaagaggaagagagtgaaagacagaCTCCAGAGAGCCCAGAATCAG GTCCAACAGACCAGACcaaaaagaagatgaagaaaatacGGCTCAAGCGGAAAAACAGAGTCGACCCTCTCGTAACGGACGACGCAGCCAAGAGCCCGACTCCACCACCCGCACCAG TTGGATGGGCTACTCCCAAAGTTTCTAGACTCCCCAAGCTCGAACCTCTTGGAGATTCAAGGCGTTCTG CAGTCTCTCACACTTTCACAGATCATGCTTCAGCCTCAATGAGTCCGCTGTATCTCACCATGCTTTCAGCATGCATGCTCATGACACAGGAaatcatctctccatctcttgtCTTCTACAGTGTGGCCAGTAGTATCTACTAA
- the arl13b gene encoding ADP-ribosylation factor-like protein 13B isoform X9, which translates to MFSLMANCCSWLKRWREPARKVTLVMVGLDNAGKTATVRGIQGESPLDVAPTVGFSKVDLKQGKFEVTIFDLGGGKRIRGIWKNYYSESYGVVFVVDSSDVQRIHETRDTMAEVLRHPRIAGKPVLVLANKQDRDGAMAEADIIENLSLEKLVNENKCLCQIEPCSAVLGYGKKIDKSIKNGLNWLLNNIAKDYEAITERVQRDTAEQRVQEEQDKKERAERVKRIREERDRQECEEAEKAGRQIKEEESEDADMSNPFQPINHIVAENENKSKQETEMKKQGGEVVQDGKEEEEEEEEEEESERQTPESPESGPTDQTKKKMKKIRLKRKNRVDPLVTDDAAKSPTPPPAPDFYGRPLPPVAIRQRPNGETHDVIS; encoded by the exons ATGTTCAGTCTGATGGCGAACTGCTGCAGCTGGCTGAAACGGTGGAGAGAGCCTGCCAG GAAGGTGACGCTGGTGATGGTGGGACTGGACAATGCTGGGAAAACCGCCACAGTACGGGGCATCCAGGGAG AGAGTCCTCTAGACGTGGCCCCAACGGTGGGCTTCTCCAAAGTGGACCTAAAGCAGGGCAAGTTCGAGGTCACGATATTTGACCTCGGCGGCGGGAAGCGGATCCGGGGCATCTGGAAGAACTACTACTCCGAGTCGTATGGCGTGGTGTTCGTGGTGGACTCGAGCGACGTCCAGAGGATCCATGAGACCAGAGACACCATGGCGGAAGTGCTGCGGCACCCTCGCATCGCCGGAAAGCCTGTGCTAGT GCTGGCCAACAAACAGGACCGAGACGGAGCGATGGCTGAAGCGGACATCATCGAGAACCTGTCACTTGAAAAGCTTGTCAATGAGAACAAGTGTCTGTGTCAGATT GAACCGTGCTCGGCAGTCCTGGGCTACGGTAAGAAGATCGACAAGTCCATCAAGAACGGCCTGAACTGGCTCCTGAACAACATCGCCAAAGACTACGAGGCGATTACAGAGCGCGTTCAGAGGGACACGGCCGAGCAGCGTGTACAAGAGGAGCAGGATAAGAAGGAGAGAGCGGAGCGAGTGAAACGGATTCGAGAGGAGAg agACAGACAAGAGTGTGAAGAGGCGGAGAAAGCAGGCAGGCAAATAAAGGAGGAGGAGTCTGAGGACGCCGATATGTCCAACCCATTCCAGCCAATAAACCATATTGTTGCGGAG AATGAAAACAAGTCGAAACAAGAAACGGAGATGAAAAAGCAGGGAGGAGAGGTCGTGCAGGACggcaaagaagaagaggaggaggaggaggaagaggaagagagtgaaagacagaCTCCAGAGAGCCCAGAATCAG GTCCAACAGACCAGACcaaaaagaagatgaagaaaatacGGCTCAAGCGGAAAAACAGAGTCGACCCTCTCGTAACGGACGACGCAGCCAAGAGCCCGACTCCACCACCCGCACCAG ATTTCTATGGCAGGCCCCTCCCACCTGTAGCAATTAGACAGAGACCAAATGGTGAAAcccatgatgtcatttcctag
- the arl13b gene encoding ADP-ribosylation factor-like protein 13B isoform X5 — protein MFSLMANCCSWLKRWREPARKVTLVMVGLDNAGKTATVRGIQGESPLDVAPTVGFSKVDLKQGKFEVTIFDLGGGKRIRGIWKNYYSESYGVVFVVDSSDVQRIHETRDTMAEVLRHPRIAGKPVLVLANKQDRDGAMAEADIIENLSLEKLVNENKCLCQIEPCSAVLGYGKKIDKSIKNGLNWLLNNIAKDYEAITERVQRDTAEQRVQEEQDKKERAERVKRIREERDRQECEEAEKAGRQIKEEESEDADMSNPFQPINHIVAENENKSKQETEMKKQGGEVVQDGKEEEEEEEEEEESERQTPESPESGPTDQTKKKMKKIRLKRKNRVDPLVTDDAAKSPTPPPAPVGWATPKVSRLPKLEPLGDSRRSDFYGRPLPPVAIRQRPNGETHDVIS, from the exons ATGTTCAGTCTGATGGCGAACTGCTGCAGCTGGCTGAAACGGTGGAGAGAGCCTGCCAG GAAGGTGACGCTGGTGATGGTGGGACTGGACAATGCTGGGAAAACCGCCACAGTACGGGGCATCCAGGGAG AGAGTCCTCTAGACGTGGCCCCAACGGTGGGCTTCTCCAAAGTGGACCTAAAGCAGGGCAAGTTCGAGGTCACGATATTTGACCTCGGCGGCGGGAAGCGGATCCGGGGCATCTGGAAGAACTACTACTCCGAGTCGTATGGCGTGGTGTTCGTGGTGGACTCGAGCGACGTCCAGAGGATCCATGAGACCAGAGACACCATGGCGGAAGTGCTGCGGCACCCTCGCATCGCCGGAAAGCCTGTGCTAGT GCTGGCCAACAAACAGGACCGAGACGGAGCGATGGCTGAAGCGGACATCATCGAGAACCTGTCACTTGAAAAGCTTGTCAATGAGAACAAGTGTCTGTGTCAGATT GAACCGTGCTCGGCAGTCCTGGGCTACGGTAAGAAGATCGACAAGTCCATCAAGAACGGCCTGAACTGGCTCCTGAACAACATCGCCAAAGACTACGAGGCGATTACAGAGCGCGTTCAGAGGGACACGGCCGAGCAGCGTGTACAAGAGGAGCAGGATAAGAAGGAGAGAGCGGAGCGAGTGAAACGGATTCGAGAGGAGAg agACAGACAAGAGTGTGAAGAGGCGGAGAAAGCAGGCAGGCAAATAAAGGAGGAGGAGTCTGAGGACGCCGATATGTCCAACCCATTCCAGCCAATAAACCATATTGTTGCGGAG AATGAAAACAAGTCGAAACAAGAAACGGAGATGAAAAAGCAGGGAGGAGAGGTCGTGCAGGACggcaaagaagaagaggaggaggaggaggaagaggaagagagtgaaagacagaCTCCAGAGAGCCCAGAATCAG GTCCAACAGACCAGACcaaaaagaagatgaagaaaatacGGCTCAAGCGGAAAAACAGAGTCGACCCTCTCGTAACGGACGACGCAGCCAAGAGCCCGACTCCACCACCCGCACCAG TTGGATGGGCTACTCCCAAAGTTTCTAGACTCCCCAAGCTCGAACCTCTTGGAGATTCAAGGCGTTCTG ATTTCTATGGCAGGCCCCTCCCACCTGTAGCAATTAGACAGAGACCAAATGGTGAAAcccatgatgtcatttcctag
- the arl13b gene encoding ADP-ribosylation factor-like protein 13B isoform X3, whose amino-acid sequence MKSSWLQRTCTWIGRLMSLWRKCRRKVTLVMVGLDNAGKTATVRGIQGESPLDVAPTVGFSKVDLKQGKFEVTIFDLGGGKRIRGIWKNYYSESYGVVFVVDSSDVQRIHETRDTMAEVLRHPRIAGKPVLVLANKQDRDGAMAEADIIENLSLEKLVNENKCLCQIEPCSAVLGYGKKIDKSIKNGLNWLLNNIAKDYEAITERVQRDTAEQRVQEEQDKKERAERVKRIREERDRQECEEAEKAGRQIKEEESEDADMSNPFQPINHIVAENENKSKQETEMKKQGGEVVQDGKEEEEEEEEEEESERQTPESPESGPTDQTKKKMKKIRLKRKNRVDPLVTDDAAKSPTPPPAPVGWATPKVSRLPKLEPLGDSRRSDFYGRPLPPVAIRQRPNGETHDVIS is encoded by the exons ATGAAGTCTTCCTGGCTGCAGAGGACTTGTACTTGGATAGGGCGCTTGATGTCGTTGTGGCGCAAGTGCCGCAG GAAGGTGACGCTGGTGATGGTGGGACTGGACAATGCTGGGAAAACCGCCACAGTACGGGGCATCCAGGGAG AGAGTCCTCTAGACGTGGCCCCAACGGTGGGCTTCTCCAAAGTGGACCTAAAGCAGGGCAAGTTCGAGGTCACGATATTTGACCTCGGCGGCGGGAAGCGGATCCGGGGCATCTGGAAGAACTACTACTCCGAGTCGTATGGCGTGGTGTTCGTGGTGGACTCGAGCGACGTCCAGAGGATCCATGAGACCAGAGACACCATGGCGGAAGTGCTGCGGCACCCTCGCATCGCCGGAAAGCCTGTGCTAGT GCTGGCCAACAAACAGGACCGAGACGGAGCGATGGCTGAAGCGGACATCATCGAGAACCTGTCACTTGAAAAGCTTGTCAATGAGAACAAGTGTCTGTGTCAGATT GAACCGTGCTCGGCAGTCCTGGGCTACGGTAAGAAGATCGACAAGTCCATCAAGAACGGCCTGAACTGGCTCCTGAACAACATCGCCAAAGACTACGAGGCGATTACAGAGCGCGTTCAGAGGGACACGGCCGAGCAGCGTGTACAAGAGGAGCAGGATAAGAAGGAGAGAGCGGAGCGAGTGAAACGGATTCGAGAGGAGAg agACAGACAAGAGTGTGAAGAGGCGGAGAAAGCAGGCAGGCAAATAAAGGAGGAGGAGTCTGAGGACGCCGATATGTCCAACCCATTCCAGCCAATAAACCATATTGTTGCGGAG AATGAAAACAAGTCGAAACAAGAAACGGAGATGAAAAAGCAGGGAGGAGAGGTCGTGCAGGACggcaaagaagaagaggaggaggaggaggaagaggaagagagtgaaagacagaCTCCAGAGAGCCCAGAATCAG GTCCAACAGACCAGACcaaaaagaagatgaagaaaatacGGCTCAAGCGGAAAAACAGAGTCGACCCTCTCGTAACGGACGACGCAGCCAAGAGCCCGACTCCACCACCCGCACCAG TTGGATGGGCTACTCCCAAAGTTTCTAGACTCCCCAAGCTCGAACCTCTTGGAGATTCAAGGCGTTCTG ATTTCTATGGCAGGCCCCTCCCACCTGTAGCAATTAGACAGAGACCAAATGGTGAAAcccatgatgtcatttcctag
- the arl13b gene encoding ADP-ribosylation factor-like protein 13B isoform X7, whose product MKSSWLQRTCTWIGRLMSLWRKCRRKVTLVMVGLDNAGKTATVRGIQGESPLDVAPTVGFSKVDLKQGKFEVTIFDLGGGKRIRGIWKNYYSESYGVVFVVDSSDVQRIHETRDTMAEVLRHPRIAGKPVLVLANKQDRDGAMAEADIIENLSLEKLVNENKCLCQIEPCSAVLGYGKKIDKSIKNGLNWLLNNIAKDYEAITERVQRDTAEQRVQEEQDKKERAERVKRIREERDRQECEEAEKAGRQIKEEESEDADMSNPFQPINHIVAENENKSKQETEMKKQGGEVVQDGKEEEEEEEEEEESERQTPESPESGPTDQTKKKMKKIRLKRKNRVDPLVTDDAAKSPTPPPAPVGWATPKVSRLPKLEPLGDSRRSAHAV is encoded by the exons ATGAAGTCTTCCTGGCTGCAGAGGACTTGTACTTGGATAGGGCGCTTGATGTCGTTGTGGCGCAAGTGCCGCAG GAAGGTGACGCTGGTGATGGTGGGACTGGACAATGCTGGGAAAACCGCCACAGTACGGGGCATCCAGGGAG AGAGTCCTCTAGACGTGGCCCCAACGGTGGGCTTCTCCAAAGTGGACCTAAAGCAGGGCAAGTTCGAGGTCACGATATTTGACCTCGGCGGCGGGAAGCGGATCCGGGGCATCTGGAAGAACTACTACTCCGAGTCGTATGGCGTGGTGTTCGTGGTGGACTCGAGCGACGTCCAGAGGATCCATGAGACCAGAGACACCATGGCGGAAGTGCTGCGGCACCCTCGCATCGCCGGAAAGCCTGTGCTAGT GCTGGCCAACAAACAGGACCGAGACGGAGCGATGGCTGAAGCGGACATCATCGAGAACCTGTCACTTGAAAAGCTTGTCAATGAGAACAAGTGTCTGTGTCAGATT GAACCGTGCTCGGCAGTCCTGGGCTACGGTAAGAAGATCGACAAGTCCATCAAGAACGGCCTGAACTGGCTCCTGAACAACATCGCCAAAGACTACGAGGCGATTACAGAGCGCGTTCAGAGGGACACGGCCGAGCAGCGTGTACAAGAGGAGCAGGATAAGAAGGAGAGAGCGGAGCGAGTGAAACGGATTCGAGAGGAGAg agACAGACAAGAGTGTGAAGAGGCGGAGAAAGCAGGCAGGCAAATAAAGGAGGAGGAGTCTGAGGACGCCGATATGTCCAACCCATTCCAGCCAATAAACCATATTGTTGCGGAG AATGAAAACAAGTCGAAACAAGAAACGGAGATGAAAAAGCAGGGAGGAGAGGTCGTGCAGGACggcaaagaagaagaggaggaggaggaggaagaggaagagagtgaaagacagaCTCCAGAGAGCCCAGAATCAG GTCCAACAGACCAGACcaaaaagaagatgaagaaaatacGGCTCAAGCGGAAAAACAGAGTCGACCCTCTCGTAACGGACGACGCAGCCAAGAGCCCGACTCCACCACCCGCACCAG TTGGATGGGCTACTCCCAAAGTTTCTAGACTCCCCAAGCTCGAACCTCTTGGAGATTCAAGGCGTTCTG CCCACGCCGTGTAA
- the arl13b gene encoding ADP-ribosylation factor-like protein 13B isoform X8, whose amino-acid sequence MKSSWLQRTCTWIGRLMSLWRKCRRKVTLVMVGLDNAGKTATVRGIQGESPLDVAPTVGFSKVDLKQGKFEVTIFDLGGGKRIRGIWKNYYSESYGVVFVVDSSDVQRIHETRDTMAEVLRHPRIAGKPVLVLANKQDRDGAMAEADIIENLSLEKLVNENKCLCQIEPCSAVLGYGKKIDKSIKNGLNWLLNNIAKDYEAITERVQRDTAEQRVQEEQDKKERAERVKRIREERDRQECEEAEKAGRQIKEEESEDADMSNPFQPINHIVAENENKSKQETEMKKQGGEVVQDGKEEEEEEEEEEESERQTPESPESGPTDQTKKKMKKIRLKRKNRVDPLVTDDAAKSPTPPPAPDFYGRPLPPVAIRQRPNGETHDVIS is encoded by the exons ATGAAGTCTTCCTGGCTGCAGAGGACTTGTACTTGGATAGGGCGCTTGATGTCGTTGTGGCGCAAGTGCCGCAG GAAGGTGACGCTGGTGATGGTGGGACTGGACAATGCTGGGAAAACCGCCACAGTACGGGGCATCCAGGGAG AGAGTCCTCTAGACGTGGCCCCAACGGTGGGCTTCTCCAAAGTGGACCTAAAGCAGGGCAAGTTCGAGGTCACGATATTTGACCTCGGCGGCGGGAAGCGGATCCGGGGCATCTGGAAGAACTACTACTCCGAGTCGTATGGCGTGGTGTTCGTGGTGGACTCGAGCGACGTCCAGAGGATCCATGAGACCAGAGACACCATGGCGGAAGTGCTGCGGCACCCTCGCATCGCCGGAAAGCCTGTGCTAGT GCTGGCCAACAAACAGGACCGAGACGGAGCGATGGCTGAAGCGGACATCATCGAGAACCTGTCACTTGAAAAGCTTGTCAATGAGAACAAGTGTCTGTGTCAGATT GAACCGTGCTCGGCAGTCCTGGGCTACGGTAAGAAGATCGACAAGTCCATCAAGAACGGCCTGAACTGGCTCCTGAACAACATCGCCAAAGACTACGAGGCGATTACAGAGCGCGTTCAGAGGGACACGGCCGAGCAGCGTGTACAAGAGGAGCAGGATAAGAAGGAGAGAGCGGAGCGAGTGAAACGGATTCGAGAGGAGAg agACAGACAAGAGTGTGAAGAGGCGGAGAAAGCAGGCAGGCAAATAAAGGAGGAGGAGTCTGAGGACGCCGATATGTCCAACCCATTCCAGCCAATAAACCATATTGTTGCGGAG AATGAAAACAAGTCGAAACAAGAAACGGAGATGAAAAAGCAGGGAGGAGAGGTCGTGCAGGACggcaaagaagaagaggaggaggaggaggaagaggaagagagtgaaagacagaCTCCAGAGAGCCCAGAATCAG GTCCAACAGACCAGACcaaaaagaagatgaagaaaatacGGCTCAAGCGGAAAAACAGAGTCGACCCTCTCGTAACGGACGACGCAGCCAAGAGCCCGACTCCACCACCCGCACCAG ATTTCTATGGCAGGCCCCTCCCACCTGTAGCAATTAGACAGAGACCAAATGGTGAAAcccatgatgtcatttcctag